The Daucus carota subsp. sativus chromosome 2, DH1 v3.0, whole genome shotgun sequence genome includes a window with the following:
- the LOC108207555 gene encoding nuclear transcription factor Y subunit B-9 gives MKRTHEERENFECHENSSEQRISNDLVPAPNVTGLMRRIILNQGEISADAVISIQQCVIKFIRYVTAEANARCGEGMRTTMTAHDVLIALNKLGFHHYIGPLFIYMNRFQEFQAEQGDPPVIRRHYSSPEVWGLVHQVLTLKG, from the exons ATGAAGAGAACTCATGAAGAAAGAGAAAATTTTGAGTGCCACGAAAATTCTAGTGAACAACGCATATCTAATG ATTTGGTGCCAGCTCCAAACGTGACAGGCCTGATGCGAAGGATCATCCTAAATCAGGGTGAGATATCAGCTGATGCCGTGATATCAATTCAGCAGTGTGTGATCAAGTTTATCCGCTATGTGACAGCCGAAGCCAACGCTAGGTGTGGCGAGGGGATGCGCACAACTATGACTGCACATGATGTGTTAATAGCACTGAACAAACTTGGCTTTCACCACTACATTGGACCACTTTTTATCTATATGAATCGTTttcaagagtttcaagctgagcAGGGTGATCCCCCGGTAATCAGGAGACACTATTCCAGCCCCGAGGTATGGGGATTGGTGCACCAGGTTTTGACGTTGAAGGGGTGA
- the LOC108207556 gene encoding transcriptional activator hap3 has protein sequence MKRTHEERENFECYGNSSEQIISYDLVPAPNVTGLMRRIIPNQGEISADAVISIQQCVIKFIRYVTAEANARCCEGMRTTMTAHDVLIALNKLGFHHYIGPLFIYMNRLQEFQPEQGDPLVIRRTLFQPRGMGIGGPGFDVEGVMTMGGFVGDDQNDAPSGSAAHSTGDA, from the exons ATGAAGAGAACTCATGAAGAAAGAGAAAATTTTGAGTGCTATGGAAATTCTAGTGAACAAATCATATCTTATG ATTTAGTGCCAGCTCCAAACGTGACAGGCCTGATGCGAAGGATCATCCCAAATCAGGGTGAGATATCAGCTGATGCCGTGATATCAATTCAGCAGTGTGTGATCAAGTTTATCCGCTATGTAACAGCCGAAGCCAACGCTAGGTGTTGCGAGGGGATGCGCACAACTATGACTGCACATGATGTGTTAATAGCACTGAACAAACTTGGCTTTCACCACTACATTGGACCACTTTTTATCTATATGAATCGTCTTCAAGAGTTTCAACCTGAGCAGGGTGATCCCCTGGTAATCAGGAGGACACTATTCCAGCCCCGAGGTATGGGGATTGGTGGACCAGGTTTTGACGTTGAAGGGGTAATGACAATGGGAGGTTTCGTGGGAGATGATCAGAATGATGCACCTTCTGGCAGTGCTGCACATTCAACTGGTGATGCTTAG
- the LOC108207558 gene encoding transcriptional activator hap3 has protein sequence MKRTHEERENFECHENSSEQRISYDLVPAPNVTGLMRRIIPNQGEISADAVISIQQCVIKFIRYVTAEANTRCGEGMRTTITAHDVLIALNKLGFHHYIGPLFIYMNRLQEFQPEQGDPLVIRRTLFQPRGMGIGGPGFDVEGVMTMGGFVGDDQNDAPSGSAAHSTGDA, from the exons ATGAAGAGAACTCATGAAGAAAGAGAAAACTTTGAGTGCCACGAAAATTCTAGTGAACAACGCATATCTTATG ATTTAGTGCCAGCTCCAAACGTGACAGGCCTGATGCGAAGGATCATCCCAAATCAGGGTGAGATATCAGCTGATGCCGTGATATCAATTCAGCAGTGTGTGATCAAGTTTATCCGCTATGTGACAGCCGAAGCCAACACTAGGTGTGGCGAGGGGATGCGCACAACTATTACTGCACATGATGTGTTAATAGCGCTGAACAAACTTGGCTTTCACCACTACATTGGACCACTTTTTATCTATATGAATCGTCTTCAAGAGTTTCAACCTGAGCAGGGTGATCCCCTGGTAATCAGGAGGACACTATTCCAGCCCCGAGGTATGGGGATTGGTGGACCAGGTTTTGACGTTGAAGGGGTGATGACAATGGGAGGTTTCGTGGGAGATGATCAGAATGATGCACCTTCTGGCAGTGCTGCACATTCAACTGGTGATGCTTAG